The following proteins are encoded in a genomic region of Reichenbachiella sp.:
- a CDS encoding DUF5723 family protein: MSYNLISRFLLALAFCLVSTKMVHAQSGISLYHLTNSTFQGNNFNPAFFPEGKTFVGLPVISGISIDYNGPVSYEDAITTNELGEREWDIDNFVNNAKKRNYVSMEADISTLHVAWRKSPTQGYSIFIRERVGARGFYGENVVKTAWRGNTAIVGDEIDLSRTALDVRYYREYGFGVWKSIPNRAINIGVRVKFLNGMISAVTDNKFDGSVGFEENTYNANFDLQGATVNTSGLNLIDSDDLTSHMISNGNLGAGIDIGAHWKINKELSAAVSVNDLGFIHWKVDPENYLLADTTFRFTGIDLADVSNFEDAYLDTLKNALQDTTLYRAYTTGLNTTSYASLMYQLTPNDRFTGTIAAHIVRGNFRMIYSAAYTRKVGRALNVSANVSRIPQQGIDLGLAAAVNFGSCQIYMASDKLLRVWDVTKIDAVDFRFGFNLVFNGKGKSPKDDNSDLMHPSPYSKKEKVEKSDGIYWIIRKQKPRPVYEKSNFKDY; this comes from the coding sequence ATGAGTTATAATTTAATATCACGTTTTCTACTAGCCCTAGCCTTTTGTCTTGTAAGTACCAAAATGGTACATGCCCAATCTGGTATTTCCTTATATCACTTGACCAACAGCACATTTCAGGGGAATAATTTCAATCCAGCCTTTTTCCCTGAAGGAAAAACATTTGTCGGATTACCTGTAATATCCGGGATCTCAATTGATTACAATGGTCCTGTTAGTTATGAGGATGCTATTACAACCAACGAATTAGGTGAAAGAGAATGGGATATTGACAATTTTGTCAACAACGCCAAAAAAAGGAATTACGTGAGCATGGAAGCAGATATTTCTACGCTTCACGTCGCTTGGAGAAAATCTCCCACCCAAGGATATTCAATATTTATTAGGGAAAGAGTTGGTGCCAGAGGTTTTTATGGTGAAAACGTGGTAAAAACGGCTTGGCGTGGAAACACCGCCATCGTAGGTGACGAAATTGACCTGAGTAGAACAGCACTAGATGTCAGGTATTACAGAGAATATGGATTTGGTGTGTGGAAAAGCATTCCAAATAGAGCCATAAATATCGGTGTGCGCGTTAAGTTTCTTAATGGTATGATCAGCGCAGTAACTGATAACAAATTCGACGGTTCTGTAGGGTTTGAAGAAAACACATACAATGCAAACTTCGATCTTCAGGGAGCTACCGTAAATACTTCAGGGCTTAATTTAATAGATAGTGATGATCTCACCTCTCATATGATCAGCAATGGAAATTTAGGAGCAGGAATTGACATAGGCGCGCATTGGAAAATCAACAAAGAATTGTCAGCAGCTGTTTCAGTTAATGATCTTGGCTTTATTCATTGGAAAGTTGATCCTGAAAACTATCTGCTTGCAGACACTACTTTTAGATTCACAGGGATCGACCTAGCTGATGTAAGCAATTTTGAAGATGCGTATCTGGATACATTAAAAAACGCACTCCAGGATACTACACTTTATAGAGCATATACCACAGGACTCAATACAACTTCTTATGCCAGTTTAATGTATCAATTGACACCTAATGATAGATTTACTGGTACCATTGCTGCGCATATCGTTCGCGGAAATTTCCGAATGATCTATTCTGCTGCCTATACTAGAAAAGTCGGTCGAGCACTAAATGTATCTGCCAATGTATCAAGAATACCTCAGCAAGGAATAGATCTTGGACTAGCTGCAGCAGTTAATTTTGGATCTTGTCAAATCTATATGGCATCAGATAAACTACTGAGGGTCTGGGATGTTACAAAAATTGACGCTGTGGACTTTCGATTTGGATTTAACCTTGTATTTAATGGGAAAGGGAAATCTCCTAAGGATGACAACAGCGACTTGATGCACCCATCACCTTACAGCAAAAAAGAGAAAGTTGAAAAGAGTGATGGAATCTACTGGATAATTAGAAAACAAAAGCCACGACCCGTTTACGAAAAGTCCAATTTCAAGGATTATTAA